The genomic DNA gCTCAGTTCTCAGTTTCTATGATAGCAAAGTaaattttttggctttttttttgacagttgtCAGATAaaattgaaaacatttaaacatatcTGTTTATAACTTATACACTAAAcaatcaatgattttttttcttgttttttctgttttttatatatGACTGCACTTTATAAAGCATCCTACactgtacacacgtggacaaaattgttggtacccctcagttaaagaaggaaaaacccacaattctcactgaaatcacttgaaactcacaaaagtaacaataaataaaaatgtattgaaaattaaataatcaaaatcagccatcacttttgaattgttgattaacataattatttaaaaaaacaaactaatgaaatagggctggacaaaaatgatggtacccataacttaatattttgttgcacaaccttttgaggcaatcactgcaattaaacgatttctgtatttgtcaatgagcgttctgcagctgtcaacaggtattttggcccactcctcatgagcaaacagctccagttgtctcaggtttgatgggtgtcttctccaaatgtcatgtttcagctccttccacatatgttcaatgggattcagatctgggctcatagaaggccactttagaatagtccaacgcttttctctcagccattcttgggtgtttttggctgtgtgttttggatcgttgtcctgttggaagacccatgacctgcgactgagaccaagctttctgacactaggcagcacatttctctccagaatgccttgatagtcttcagatttcatcgtaccttgcacactttcaagacaccctgtgccagatgcagcaaagcagccccaaaacattactgagcctcctccatgtttcactgtagggacagtgctcttttcttcgtatgcttggtttttgagtctatgaacatagagttgatgtgccttaccaaaaagctccagtttggtctcatctgtccaaaggacattctcccagaagctttgtggcttgtcaacatgcatttttgcaaattccagtctggcttttttatgagtttttttcagcagtggtgtcctccttggtcgtctcccatgaagtccactttggctcaaacaacgacgaatggtgcgatctgacactgatgtaccttggccttggagttcacctttaatttctttggaggttgctctgggctctttggatacaattccaacgatccgtctcttcaatttgtcatcaattttcctcttgcggccacgtccagggaggttggctactgtcccgtgggtcttgaacttcagattaatatgagccactgttgtcacaggaacttcaagctgtttagagatggtcttatagcctttacctttaagatgtttgtctatcattttttttcggatgtcctgggacaattctctccttcgctttctgttgtccatgttcagtgtggtacacaccttttcaccaaacagcagggtgactacttgtctccctttaaataggcagactgactgattatgagtttggaaacacctgtgatgtcaattaaatgacacacctgagttaatcatgtcactctggtcaaatagttttcaatcttttatagaggtaccatcatttttgtccaggcctgtttcattagtttgtttttttaaataattatgttaatcaacaattcaaaagtaatggctgtttttgattatttaattttcaataaatttttatttattgttacttttgtgagtttcaagtgatttcagtgagaattgtgggtttttccttctttaactgaggggtaccaacaattttgtccacgtgtgtatatgggAAAAAGTGGTTTAATGTATGTACACTAATCAAGGTCAAATTATTGACTGATGTTACAAGTCATTTTCGCCATTTGTAGGTGTTGTTATTGATTGATGACTTCACCTCtggacttctttctttttcaaaaactggACTGGGAGGTGCTACGGGCAGCGGTTGGTTGTATGGGGGGTAGGTGTAGATAAGCTTTAGCTTCAGcctactccttttttttttgagctgGATATGTATTGCAATGTTGTAAATCTTTAAACTGGCTAATGTAAATTgctcaaatgaaataaatcacataatcaataatcaataatcaatgaaTTGTTAAATAATGTAATACAAGTGCTATTTACACCCTTACAGTTCTACTACAATATATAGTTCTGGGTTAATCACTGACactggttggttggttttgtgtttggttggttgtttttgtggttggttggtttggctggttggttggttggttttgtgtttggttggttggttggttggttggttggttggttggttttgtgtttggttggttgtttttgtgtttggttggttggttggttggttggttggttggtactttattaatcccaggGGAAATTCAAAGGAATTCATGCTGTTGTCTTAAAAATAGCCACATGAAAACACTGCTGTAACTAAAAAATACAACTGCTGAATGTGAAGTCCATCAAGGCTGCTTAAACTCAACcaattaaatcaaataaatgtcACATACTaacttgtgtctgtgtgtgcaatgacaaaagatgtaaaaacaggtcattGTGATGACTTTATTGATTGAGTTATATTAAAACGATAATTTCATAAAATTAATTGTGATAAATGCTTAAATCGGTGCAAATGTAAATAATCAACTTGGAGATCTTGTAGGACTACATCTCCCAGAATCCCCACAGAAAGGACAAGATGGCGGCGCAGAGGGCCACCGTCAGAGGAAGCTGGACGGTTGTGGCTCCGTTACACAGAGTTGTGTTGCAGCACACGAAGCTGCTGGTGTATCCGGCTCCCAGGAGGGTTCCGGTCAGCGTCACCCCACAGAGATCCGAGTCCAGGCAGCCACGAGTGTGAAGGCTGAGAGGACCGGTGGAGTTGAATTCTGtgaggacagaaacagaaaacacatggaAACATGAAGGACGCTTTGGGTTCAGGTCAACACTCAGCAAGAAGGTGCTACAGTTTAGAGAAGTTAAGATTATATCCACACAAGTAACTGGACAAGCACTCAGGGAAATtgggacatttttgtcattttgtctcatttttgtcgttttgtgtcttgttttggtcattttatatcttattttgatcattttgtatctcattttcgtcgttttgtctggcttttgtcattttgtgtctcgtttttgtcattttgtgtctcatttttgacattttgtgtcttgttttctttattttgtatcttgttttgatcattttgtgtctcatctttggcattttgtcttgtttttgtcactttgtgtctcattttgatcatttggtctggtttttgttgttttgtgtctcattttttgccatttcctgtcttgttttggtcattttgtgtctcatttttgtcatttcctctcttgttttggttattttgtgtctcatttttgtcatttttaaatttagactttatttttacatgagtttatttcagattttgtgATCAAATAATGGTACCCCAATTGGTTTTATTTAGCTAACGTTTGATTTGGTCTTTTGGggctgaaaagtgaagccaatgcacagaaactgcagttcctcaaatgtccacttgaggctccCAAAGCGAGTCAATCCCCTCAGAgagttttaatgttaaaatgtccaactttacagcagaaataaacacatttacagtatgGTGTGATGAATAGTTTTGGCCTCTGTAGTGAATTTCTGTGTCCATGACAACTGTACAGATGGAGAGTTTTGATAAATCTCATTTGTTACGAATATATAGAGGCTTAAAGTTGTTTATATTTAAGGATGTGACCACTTTGAGTGACTTTGGGTCAGGTCTGCATGCCTCAGCTCAGCTTGCTATCTAATCCTGTGTGAAGCTGTCACCACTCTGATGGAATTAGGTGTGAAATACGGTCATTGCTTGTAAATAAAGCTTCACAGATGGATTAGAATCAAAGCACTGAATGTTTTGACCTTCTAATCTCTGTTCATGCTCCAGAGGATGACAGTAAGAGAACTATGCGGGTCAAAAGGGCAGTGGCGCTGGTGTGCAAGGTGTCTTTTTATCCATTCTAGTTTCAAGCTTTTCAGTGGAAAATCCACGCCAGGGTTGCTGGTTCCCCCAGAACCAGATCAACCTGCTGGGTGGCATCAGGGGAAAACAAGCTGCTACTAAACCAGCAACCCGGATCACCTCTAAGCAACTAGAGCAGGTTTTAAAGCTGGAATGCAACCAGAGGTCAAATTTTCTGTGTCAGAATTTAACTAAACAAATTAAGGgatatttacagaaaacataATGGAGGCTTTTGGAGCAGCTGACTGCATTGCCTGGTTGTACTTCTGCCTTGTTCATGTTGTCATCTGgatcaatatataactgagagacttctgaagtccatgggatatatctgcatacacttttattaaaagtttttatgttcattatgatcatgtctttacaaattccatgattattatggaaacaatcacttattaatctaaaatgactggatatcactaaaatgtcaactaaataaccgtctgaatttaacaacaaccaccttctaattagctaaacaataataaaatgagctgattcagaaatagattggattgtgttcttttattaagttgagataatcatgacagctatttcttttttggcaatttatcaaattttatatggaaaatagaCTTTTTGTACCATAGTtgtcatttctgctgttttcaggcctaaaaccaacatggccgcctataaccaaacaccacatggcatttttaaacaaagattcttctaaatattatacatacagttgagtaaaattgaaactgaaagctatttataaagatactgtagtaaacctgttgactactttatatcaTGTAACTCAGAATGCCTTGgggtcttccagtcttttcttcaggaggaaattacatcatgtggagcagatcatgtgatctggaattaacacttcctggagaggtgtttatgtaatggggaacttagttagaagtgatttctcagacacagatacaatcagttattttgtgttataaaatgacacaaatgaccacggaaaaacacaaaatgacccaatgagacacaaaatgacaagagacacacaacacaactacaaaaagtcgcaaaatgaccacagagacacacaaaagtatcacaaacagactgaaaacggccacaaagggGCCATCAGCCATCAGTGTCGTAGACGTTGACTTACGAGCTTCTCCGGTGTAGCAGCGCTCGGTGGCGTTGTTACAGGTCACATCACTTCCAAACAGACACGTATTGAACACTCCCACAGGACACCGACGACAGGtcagacactgagctgctcgacagaaaaaacagcatcaGAATCACAGACACTCACTCAACAGCATAGCAGGAAAGtttctgaagcagctgcactcGTTTGTGGAAATTTTTCTGAAGTCATCTTTACCCTGTGGCTGTAAAAGGTGGAAACGCTCATTTATTGTAGCTTAAGTCAAGTATTTAGTTACTTTCCATGCAATGggcaaacatttatttttctttctgtactgCCACAACATCTTCCTCAAGAGGGActttaaaccaggggtgtccaacatgaggcccgtgggccaaaagtggtcctccagagggtccaatccggccctcaaagtataaaaattccagagaagacattaactgcagatttgaaattagtaaaactataaatttaaaatcatttctagaccatgacaagttgtttggatcagaaagtaaaatactagattgttcttttgtcatttcgtgtctcatttttgtaatattttctcttgtttttgttgttttttgtccaacTTTtggcatttgttttttgttgatttgtttcttgtttttattgttttgtttcgcttcatttgttttgtcgtgtcgtgtttttttgtctcactcgcctcatttttgtcgtttgtccatttccTTGTcgcttttttgtctaatttttgtaatatttttttgtgtttttgtttgtcttttttgtctgatttttgccatatgtctcatgtttttgtcgttttgtgtttccttttggtctTGCTTGtctttttgtcctatttttgtcattttgtgtgttgctttattcgttgtttcaTGCATcgtctgtcattttgtgtaatttttttgtctcgtttttttcctttgtccatttctttgtcattttgtcactttttttgcctcttttttattttgttttgtgtcattttgtctcacttttgtaatattttgtcttgttttgttgttgtttgtctttttttgttattatgctgtgattttactggtccttTCAGATCAAATTAGGTTAAATGTGatccctgaactaagatgagtctgacacccctgctctaaactGAACTTCTTCTAATCAGTGCTGCTCCATACTTATTAAAACCAGCAGAGACTTGATCACAAACCTCCAGTTATTTCACCGCTAGCCTTTGTCTTTGGTCATCATGAGACATTCTGGTCAATGATCAGAGCAGTTATTGTCCTCCGTTATAATGAAAATCACACTTTGACGATGCAGAGGGAATAAATAAAGTCCATTCACTTGGTCCACTGTCTGCCTTCACCACATAAATTAAATATACTGAACTCACCCGCTGCGATGAAGGCGCTCAGGACGATCGCCGCCCTCCAGAAGTTCTCCATGGTTCTCGGGGTGAACAAGGTCAGCTTAATCCTCGTTAAACAAACTGTTTGTTTGACGTCTAAACACCTGCTTCAGTCTGATGAGCCTCTAAGGAAACAATGACTTGATCTTAAAGAAGAGGCGACGGTAACGTGCAAGAATGAGGTCCATCAGGTTTTTTGTTCCAGTAGTTTCAACAGGAAGTCTTTAGAACAAAAACCCAGACTCTGCTCAAATACTCTCAGCTTGAAGGAAGTCAAAGTCTCATCCTGAGCAGGAAGAACTTTTATTATTTGTTCACCACATTACAGTTTAAAGTCACCTCAGTGCATGAAGAAGTTGTTAGTTTGTGGGCCTCTGTAGAAGCCCCCAGTCATACTAAAGAGAACCAAGAGAACGAGACGCAAAATGgttggtttttgagtctttttgtgacagttttgtctctttttctggcCATTCTGAGCTTTTCAGTGGTagtttttcccctttttgtaaccattttgtgtcttttatggttgtttttcccctttttgtagccattttgtgcatttttctggTCGTTTTGCCCCTTTCAGAggccattttgtgcctttttgatggtagttttgccattttgtagccattctgtgtcatttaatggtagttttccccatttttgtagtcattttgtgcctttttgtggtcattttgcccCTTTCAGCggccattttgtgccttttcgATGGCAgttttgccctttttttttatccattctGTGCCATTTTATGGTAGTTTTGCCCCATCTATAGTCATTTTGGGCCTTTTATAGATGTTTTGTCCCATTGTTGTAGTCCTCTTCTGCTTGTTTATAGTAGTTTTGCCcctttttgtagcattttggGCCTTTTTCTGGTAGTTTTGCCCCTTTCTGTAGCCATTTTGTGCcgagttgtggttgttttacccCATTTAGTAGCCATTCCGTGCATTTTTAATTGTAGTTTTGCCCCTTTTTGTTGCCATTACATGCTTTTTTATGATTGTTTGCCCATTTTTTGTAGccattcttcctctttttctggTAGCTTTCCCcgtttttgaagtcattttgtacctttttttggttgttttgccaCACTTAGTAGCCATTTTGTGCCTTTCATGGCAGTTTGTGCATAAATGTTCAGATACAAGTCTAAAGTCATATTTACATGTGTAAAAATCATGTTTGAATAGTAAATATAACATGAAAATACTTAAGTAATACGTATATACATCATCtcttggaaaaaatatttttgtagcGTTCCACTGTGACTGTTAGTGATGCAATGACTATGTAAGCTTTGTAGCATTTTAGAATTTGCAGCTGGATCAGGTGGAGTTTGAATGTGTCAGAGCATTT from Acanthochromis polyacanthus isolate Apoly-LR-REF ecotype Palm Island chromosome 11, KAUST_Apoly_ChrSc, whole genome shotgun sequence includes the following:
- the lye gene encoding lymphocyte antigen-6, epidermis; amino-acid sequence: MENFWRAAIVLSAFIAAAQCLTCRRCPVGVFNTCLFGSDVTCNNATERCYTGEAQFNSTGPLSLHTRGCLDSDLCGVTLTGTLLGAGYTSSFVCCNTTLCNGATTVQLPLTVALCAAILSFLWGFWEM